In one Poecilia reticulata strain Guanapo linkage group LG8, Guppy_female_1.0+MT, whole genome shotgun sequence genomic region, the following are encoded:
- the tlk2 gene encoding serine/threonine-protein kinase tousled-like 2 isoform X2 — protein sequence MMEELHSLDPRRQELLEARFTGVGVSKGSGQSQNESSNQSLCSLGSLSDKELETPEKKANEQRVRKRKADHFDSSQGKAGARGLKISDYFEFAGGSGPGTSPARGIPPVVRSSPQHSLSNPPVTMQQGSPSSISSVNAELSTCAMKPVVLHMLHKTTQSDLTLEKLTALENSKNSDLEKKEGRIDDLLRVNCELRRQIDEQQRMLERYKERLNKCVTMSKKLLIEKSKQEKMACRDKSMQDRLRLGHFTTVRHGASFTEQWTDGYAFQNLIKQQERINSQREDIERQRKLLAKRKPPSMAQTPPPSLEQNKRKSKTNGTESETLSQAEYHEQEEIFKLRLGYLKKEEAEIQAELERLERVRNLHIRELKRIHNEDNSQFKDHPTLNDRYLLLHLLGRGGFSEVYKAFDLTEQRYVAVKIHQLNKNWRDEKKENYHKHACREYRIHKELDHPRIVKLYDYFSLDTDSFCTVLEYCEGNDLDFYLKQHKLMSEKEGRSIIMQIVNALKYLNEIRPPIIHYDLKPGNILLVNGTACGEIKITDFGLSKIMDDDSYNSVDGMELTSQGAGTYWYLPPECFVVGKEPPKISNKVDVWSVGVIFYQCLYGRKPFGHNQSQQDILQENTILKATEVQFPPKPVVSPEAKAFVRRCLVYRKEDRIDVHQLASDPFLMPHIRKSVASSGSSGTAVASTSSSSNSSASN from the exons ATGATGGAAGAACTGCACAGCCTGGACCCCCGGCGACAGGAGCTGTTGGAGGCTCGCTTTACGGGGGTTGGAGTGAGTAAG gGCTCAGGTCAGAGTCAGAATGAATCATCCAATCAGAGTCTGTGCAGCTTGGGTTCACTTAGTGACAAAGAGCTGGAG ACTCCAGAGAAAAAGGCGAACGAGCAGAGAGTCAGAAAACGCAAAGCGGACCACTTTGACAGCAGCCAAG GCAAAGCAGGAGCGAGGGGGCTTAAAATTAGCGATTATTTTGAG TTTGCGGGAGGTAGCGGTCCTGGTACCAGCCCTGCTAGGGGAATTCCGCCAGTGGTCCGCTCTTCCCCACAACACTCTCTGTCCAACCCTCCCGTCACG ATGCAGCAAGGAAGCCCTTCGTCCATCAGCTCTGTCAACGCGGAGCTCTCCACATGTGCGATGAAGCCCGTCGTCCTTCACATGCTTCACAAAACTACACAG TCCGACCTTACTTTAGAGAAACTAACAGCCCTGGAGAACAGCAAGAACTCTGACCTGGAGAAGAAGGAGGGCCGAATAGACGATTTGCTGCGG GTGAACTGTGAACTCAGAAGGCAAATCGATGAGCAGCAGAGGATGCTGGAACGATACAAGGAACGCTTAAACAAGTGTGTGACCATGTCCAAGAAGCTGCTGATTGAAAAA TCCAAGCAGGAGAAAATGGCTTGCCGGGATAAAAGTATGCAGGATAGACTTCGATTGGGCCATTTCACTACAGTAAGACACGGCGCATCCTTCACTGAGCAGTGGACAGACGGATATGCGTTCCAAAACCTTATCAA ACAACAAGAGAGGATCAACTCTCAGCGGGAGGACATCGAGAGGCAGAGAAAGCTCCTAGCCAAACGCAAGCCGCCTTCCATGGCCCAGACTCCGCCGCCGAGCCTGGAGCAAAACAAACGCAAAAGCAAGACCAATGGGACAGAAAGCGAAAC GTTGTCGCAGGCGGAGTACCACGAGCAAGAAGAAATCTTTAAACTAAGATTAGGGTACCTTAAAAAG GAGGAAGCCGAGATCCAGGCAGAGCTGGAGAGGTTGGAGCGAGTCAGAAACCTTCACATACGTGAGCTCAAAAGGATCCACAATGAAGATAATTCCCA ATTCAAAGATCATCCTACGCTAAATGACAGATACCTGCTACTCCATTTGCTCGGGCGAGGAGGTTTCAGTGAAGTTTACAAG gccTTTGATTTAACAGAGCAAAGGTACGTTGCCGTTAAAATCCACCAGTTAAACAAGAACTGGAGGGATgagaagaaggaaaattatCACAA acatgCATGCAGAGAATATAGAATCCATAAAGAGCTGGATCACCCACGGATAGTTAAACTCTACGACTACTTTTCACTTGACACTGACTC GTTTTGCACGGTGCTGGAGTACTGCGAGGGCAACGACCTGGACTTCTACCTGAAGCAGCACAAGCTGATGTCGGAGAAGGAGGGACGCTCCATCATCATGCAGATCGTCAACGCCCTCAAGTACCTCAACGAAATCAGACCGCCCATTATCCACTACGACCTTAAACCCG GTAATATCCTGCTTGTGAATGGCACTGCCTGTGGTGAgattaagataacagatttcgGCCTTTCGAAGATAATGGATGACGACAGCTACAACTCTGTAGATGGGATGGAGCTGACCTCACAGGGAGCGGGAACATACTG GTATCTGCCCCCAGAGTGTTTTGTGGTTGGCAAGGAGCCACCGAAAATCTCCAATAAAGTTGACGTTTGGTCCGTGGGTGTCATTTTCTACCAGTGTTTATACGGCCGTAAG CCTTTTGGTCACAACCAGTCTCAGCAGGACATTCTGCAGGAGAACACGATCCTGAAGGCCACAGAAGTTCAGTTCCCCCCAAAACCTGTAGTCTCACCTGAAGCCaag GCCTTTGTAAGGCGCTGTCTGGTCTACCGTAAGGAGGACCGCATCGATGTTCACCAGCTGGCCAGCGACCCCTTCCTAATGCCCCACATCCGCAAATCAGTGGCTTCCTCGGGCAGCTCCGGCACGGCCGTGGCCTCCACATCCAGCTCCTCCAACAGCAGCGCCTCAAACTGA
- the mettl2a gene encoding tRNA N(3)-cytidine methyltransferase METTL2, whose protein sequence is NYDXLSCSLRFSKHSNGTHTFKQSPFCLPLLHLFRLKWLILLKHNIPSVQVGCGVGNTVFPILKTNNDPGLFVYCCDFSXTAVELVKTNPEYDLNRCFAFVHDLSDVEASFPIPDGSLDVIVLIFVLSALHPDQMQASISRLAGLLKPGGVMLLRDYGRYDMAQLRFKKGRCLXENFYVRGDGTRVYFFTQDELHELFAEAGLEKVQNLVDRRLQVNRGKQLTMYRVWIQCKYRKPC, encoded by the exons AATTATGATKTTCTTTCTTGTTCTTTAAGATTCTCTAAACATTCAAATGGCACACACACTTTCAAACAGAGCCCATTTTGTTTGCCATTATTGCATTTGTTCCGTTTGAAATGGTTAATTCTCCTGAAACATAACATCCCTTCTGTGCAGGTTGGTTGTGGTGTGGGCAACACAGTTTTCCCAATACTCAAGACCAACAA TGACCCTGGACTTTTTGTTTACTGCTGTGATTTCTCCARCACTGCTGTGGAATTAGTGAAG ACTAATCCAGAGTACGATTTGAACCGCTGCTTTGCCTTTGTGCACGACTTGAGCGACGTCGAGGCCAGTTTCCCCATCCCTGATGGATCCCTGGACGTTATCGTGCTGATCTTTGTGCTGTCGGCTCTGCATCCCGACCA GATGCAGGCCTCCATCAGTAGATTAGCAGGTCTGCTGAAACCAGGTGGTGTGATGCTGCTGAGGGATTATGGACGCTACGATATGGCACAGCTGCGCTTCAAGAAAG ggAGATGTCTGKCAGAAAACTTTTACGTCAGAGGGGACGGAACACGAGTTTATTTCTTTACTCAGG ATGAGCTTCATGAGTTGTTTGCAGAGGCTGGGCTTGAAAAAGTGCAGAACCTTGTGGACAGGCGGCTGCAGGTGAACAGAGGGAAACAGCTCACCATGTACAGGGTTTGGATCCAGTGCAAGTACCGCAAGCCTTGTTGA
- the tlk2 gene encoding serine/threonine-protein kinase tousled-like 2 isoform X1: MMEELHSLDPRRQELLEARFTGVGVSKGSGQSQNESSNQSLCSLGSLSDKELETPEKKANEQRVRKRKADHFDSSQGKAGARGLKISDYFEFAGGSGPGTSPARGIPPVVRSSPQHSLSNPPVTMQQGSPSSISSVNAELSTCAMKPVVLHMLHKTTQSDLTLEKLTALENSKNSDLEKKEGRIDDLLRVNCELRRQIDEQQRMLERYKERLNKCVTMSKKLLIEKSKQEKMACRDKSMQDRLRLGHFTTVRHGASFTEQWTDGYAFQNLIKQQERINSQREDIERQRKLLAKRKPPSMAQTPPPSLEQNKRKSKTNGTESETYSTFSCSSSPRRSKRVDMFDGALRFVPSSPRLSQAEYHEQEEIFKLRLGYLKKEEAEIQAELERLERVRNLHIRELKRIHNEDNSQFKDHPTLNDRYLLLHLLGRGGFSEVYKAFDLTEQRYVAVKIHQLNKNWRDEKKENYHKHACREYRIHKELDHPRIVKLYDYFSLDTDSFCTVLEYCEGNDLDFYLKQHKLMSEKEGRSIIMQIVNALKYLNEIRPPIIHYDLKPGNILLVNGTACGEIKITDFGLSKIMDDDSYNSVDGMELTSQGAGTYWYLPPECFVVGKEPPKISNKVDVWSVGVIFYQCLYGRKPFGHNQSQQDILQENTILKATEVQFPPKPVVSPEAKAFVRRCLVYRKEDRIDVHQLASDPFLMPHIRKSVASSGSSGTAVASTSSSSNSSASN, encoded by the exons ATGATGGAAGAACTGCACAGCCTGGACCCCCGGCGACAGGAGCTGTTGGAGGCTCGCTTTACGGGGGTTGGAGTGAGTAAG gGCTCAGGTCAGAGTCAGAATGAATCATCCAATCAGAGTCTGTGCAGCTTGGGTTCACTTAGTGACAAAGAGCTGGAG ACTCCAGAGAAAAAGGCGAACGAGCAGAGAGTCAGAAAACGCAAAGCGGACCACTTTGACAGCAGCCAAG GCAAAGCAGGAGCGAGGGGGCTTAAAATTAGCGATTATTTTGAG TTTGCGGGAGGTAGCGGTCCTGGTACCAGCCCTGCTAGGGGAATTCCGCCAGTGGTCCGCTCTTCCCCACAACACTCTCTGTCCAACCCTCCCGTCACG ATGCAGCAAGGAAGCCCTTCGTCCATCAGCTCTGTCAACGCGGAGCTCTCCACATGTGCGATGAAGCCCGTCGTCCTTCACATGCTTCACAAAACTACACAG TCCGACCTTACTTTAGAGAAACTAACAGCCCTGGAGAACAGCAAGAACTCTGACCTGGAGAAGAAGGAGGGCCGAATAGACGATTTGCTGCGG GTGAACTGTGAACTCAGAAGGCAAATCGATGAGCAGCAGAGGATGCTGGAACGATACAAGGAACGCTTAAACAAGTGTGTGACCATGTCCAAGAAGCTGCTGATTGAAAAA TCCAAGCAGGAGAAAATGGCTTGCCGGGATAAAAGTATGCAGGATAGACTTCGATTGGGCCATTTCACTACAGTAAGACACGGCGCATCCTTCACTGAGCAGTGGACAGACGGATATGCGTTCCAAAACCTTATCAA ACAACAAGAGAGGATCAACTCTCAGCGGGAGGACATCGAGAGGCAGAGAAAGCTCCTAGCCAAACGCAAGCCGCCTTCCATGGCCCAGACTCCGCCGCCGAGCCTGGAGCAAAACAAACGCAAAAGCAAGACCAATGGGACAGAAAGCGAAACGTACAGCACTTTTTCTTGCTCTTCTTCTCCTCGACGTTCGAAACGCGTCGACATGTTTGACGGTGCGCTGAGGTTTGTTCCRTCTTCCCCCAGGTTGTCGCAGGCGGAGTACCACGAGCAAGAAGAAATCTTTAAACTAAGATTAGGGTACCTTAAAAAG GAGGAAGCCGAGATCCAGGCAGAGCTGGAGAGGTTGGAGCGAGTCAGAAACCTTCACATACGTGAGCTCAAAAGGATCCACAATGAAGATAATTCCCA ATTCAAAGATCATCCTACGCTAAATGACAGATACCTGCTACTCCATTTGCTCGGGCGAGGAGGTTTCAGTGAAGTTTACAAG gccTTTGATTTAACAGAGCAAAGGTACGTTGCCGTTAAAATCCACCAGTTAAACAAGAACTGGAGGGATgagaagaaggaaaattatCACAA acatgCATGCAGAGAATATAGAATCCATAAAGAGCTGGATCACCCACGGATAGTTAAACTCTACGACTACTTTTCACTTGACACTGACTC GTTTTGCACGGTGCTGGAGTACTGCGAGGGCAACGACCTGGACTTCTACCTGAAGCAGCACAAGCTGATGTCGGAGAAGGAGGGACGCTCCATCATCATGCAGATCGTCAACGCCCTCAAGTACCTCAACGAAATCAGACCGCCCATTATCCACTACGACCTTAAACCCG GTAATATCCTGCTTGTGAATGGCACTGCCTGTGGTGAgattaagataacagatttcgGCCTTTCGAAGATAATGGATGACGACAGCTACAACTCTGTAGATGGGATGGAGCTGACCTCACAGGGAGCGGGAACATACTG GTATCTGCCCCCAGAGTGTTTTGTGGTTGGCAAGGAGCCACCGAAAATCTCCAATAAAGTTGACGTTTGGTCCGTGGGTGTCATTTTCTACCAGTGTTTATACGGCCGTAAG CCTTTTGGTCACAACCAGTCTCAGCAGGACATTCTGCAGGAGAACACGATCCTGAAGGCCACAGAAGTTCAGTTCCCCCCAAAACCTGTAGTCTCACCTGAAGCCaag GCCTTTGTAAGGCGCTGTCTGGTCTACCGTAAGGAGGACCGCATCGATGTTCACCAGCTGGCCAGCGACCCCTTCCTAATGCCCCACATCCGCAAATCAGTGGCTTCCTCGGGCAGCTCCGGCACGGCCGTGGCCTCCACATCCAGCTCCTCCAACAGCAGCGCCTCAAACTGA
- the tlk2 gene encoding serine/threonine-protein kinase tousled-like 2 isoform X3 produces MMEELHSLDPRRQELLEARFTGVGVSKGSGQSQNESSNQSLCSLGSLSDKELETPEKKANEQRVRKRKADHFDSSQGKAGARGLKISDYFEMQQGSPSSISSVNAELSTCAMKPVVLHMLHKTTQSDLTLEKLTALENSKNSDLEKKEGRIDDLLRVNCELRRQIDEQQRMLERYKERLNKCVTMSKKLLIEKSKQEKMACRDKSMQDRLRLGHFTTVRHGASFTEQWTDGYAFQNLIKQQERINSQREDIERQRKLLAKRKPPSMAQTPPPSLEQNKRKSKTNGTESETYSTFSCSSSPRRSKRVDMFDGALRFVPSSPRLSQAEYHEQEEIFKLRLGYLKKEEAEIQAELERLERVRNLHIRELKRIHNEDNSQFKDHPTLNDRYLLLHLLGRGGFSEVYKAFDLTEQRYVAVKIHQLNKNWRDEKKENYHKHACREYRIHKELDHPRIVKLYDYFSLDTDSFCTVLEYCEGNDLDFYLKQHKLMSEKEGRSIIMQIVNALKYLNEIRPPIIHYDLKPGNILLVNGTACGEIKITDFGLSKIMDDDSYNSVDGMELTSQGAGTYWYLPPECFVVGKEPPKISNKVDVWSVGVIFYQCLYGRKPFGHNQSQQDILQENTILKATEVQFPPKPVVSPEAKAFVRRCLVYRKEDRIDVHQLASDPFLMPHIRKSVASSGSSGTAVASTSSSSNSSASN; encoded by the exons ATGATGGAAGAACTGCACAGCCTGGACCCCCGGCGACAGGAGCTGTTGGAGGCTCGCTTTACGGGGGTTGGAGTGAGTAAG gGCTCAGGTCAGAGTCAGAATGAATCATCCAATCAGAGTCTGTGCAGCTTGGGTTCACTTAGTGACAAAGAGCTGGAG ACTCCAGAGAAAAAGGCGAACGAGCAGAGAGTCAGAAAACGCAAAGCGGACCACTTTGACAGCAGCCAAG GCAAAGCAGGAGCGAGGGGGCTTAAAATTAGCGATTATTTTGAG ATGCAGCAAGGAAGCCCTTCGTCCATCAGCTCTGTCAACGCGGAGCTCTCCACATGTGCGATGAAGCCCGTCGTCCTTCACATGCTTCACAAAACTACACAG TCCGACCTTACTTTAGAGAAACTAACAGCCCTGGAGAACAGCAAGAACTCTGACCTGGAGAAGAAGGAGGGCCGAATAGACGATTTGCTGCGG GTGAACTGTGAACTCAGAAGGCAAATCGATGAGCAGCAGAGGATGCTGGAACGATACAAGGAACGCTTAAACAAGTGTGTGACCATGTCCAAGAAGCTGCTGATTGAAAAA TCCAAGCAGGAGAAAATGGCTTGCCGGGATAAAAGTATGCAGGATAGACTTCGATTGGGCCATTTCACTACAGTAAGACACGGCGCATCCTTCACTGAGCAGTGGACAGACGGATATGCGTTCCAAAACCTTATCAA ACAACAAGAGAGGATCAACTCTCAGCGGGAGGACATCGAGAGGCAGAGAAAGCTCCTAGCCAAACGCAAGCCGCCTTCCATGGCCCAGACTCCGCCGCCGAGCCTGGAGCAAAACAAACGCAAAAGCAAGACCAATGGGACAGAAAGCGAAACGTACAGCACTTTTTCTTGCTCTTCTTCTCCTCGACGTTCGAAACGCGTCGACATGTTTGACGGTGCGCTGAGGTTTGTTCCRTCTTCCCCCAGGTTGTCGCAGGCGGAGTACCACGAGCAAGAAGAAATCTTTAAACTAAGATTAGGGTACCTTAAAAAG GAGGAAGCCGAGATCCAGGCAGAGCTGGAGAGGTTGGAGCGAGTCAGAAACCTTCACATACGTGAGCTCAAAAGGATCCACAATGAAGATAATTCCCA ATTCAAAGATCATCCTACGCTAAATGACAGATACCTGCTACTCCATTTGCTCGGGCGAGGAGGTTTCAGTGAAGTTTACAAG gccTTTGATTTAACAGAGCAAAGGTACGTTGCCGTTAAAATCCACCAGTTAAACAAGAACTGGAGGGATgagaagaaggaaaattatCACAA acatgCATGCAGAGAATATAGAATCCATAAAGAGCTGGATCACCCACGGATAGTTAAACTCTACGACTACTTTTCACTTGACACTGACTC GTTTTGCACGGTGCTGGAGTACTGCGAGGGCAACGACCTGGACTTCTACCTGAAGCAGCACAAGCTGATGTCGGAGAAGGAGGGACGCTCCATCATCATGCAGATCGTCAACGCCCTCAAGTACCTCAACGAAATCAGACCGCCCATTATCCACTACGACCTTAAACCCG GTAATATCCTGCTTGTGAATGGCACTGCCTGTGGTGAgattaagataacagatttcgGCCTTTCGAAGATAATGGATGACGACAGCTACAACTCTGTAGATGGGATGGAGCTGACCTCACAGGGAGCGGGAACATACTG GTATCTGCCCCCAGAGTGTTTTGTGGTTGGCAAGGAGCCACCGAAAATCTCCAATAAAGTTGACGTTTGGTCCGTGGGTGTCATTTTCTACCAGTGTTTATACGGCCGTAAG CCTTTTGGTCACAACCAGTCTCAGCAGGACATTCTGCAGGAGAACACGATCCTGAAGGCCACAGAAGTTCAGTTCCCCCCAAAACCTGTAGTCTCACCTGAAGCCaag GCCTTTGTAAGGCGCTGTCTGGTCTACCGTAAGGAGGACCGCATCGATGTTCACCAGCTGGCCAGCGACCCCTTCCTAATGCCCCACATCCGCAAATCAGTGGCTTCCTCGGGCAGCTCCGGCACGGCCGTGGCCTCCACATCCAGCTCCTCCAACAGCAGCGCCTCAAACTGA